The following are encoded together in the Escherichia coli genome:
- a CDS encoding TrbM/KikA/MpfK family conjugal transfer protein: MTGKNRVVLPALLALGLISTNANASDPCASVLCLYGKAVGQGGGSECRSAEKDFFNILKKKKGSIRWSKTFDARKAFLNQCSTADPAAISKIMSKFGRVRG, encoded by the coding sequence ATGACTGGAAAAAATAGAGTGGTTTTACCAGCCTTGCTGGCGTTAGGATTAATATCAACAAATGCTAATGCATCTGACCCTTGCGCTTCGGTACTTTGCTTATATGGAAAAGCAGTCGGGCAAGGTGGAGGGAGTGAATGCAGAAGTGCTGAAAAGGATTTTTTTAATATTCTGAAAAAGAAAAAAGGAAGCATTCGCTGGAGTAAAACTTTTGATGCCCGTAAAGCATTTCTGAATCAGTGTTCAACGGCTGATCCTGCTGCTATATCAAAAATCATGAGTAAGTTTGGTCGTGTCAGAGGTTAA
- a CDS encoding cag pathogenicity island Cag12 family protein — translation MMKKLVFLLISILAGCSSPPEPTPVQFEKANEVINPSLPYVPDFHGVIKSDVSGKGWVYEITSLSGVQARTPTFYYALAHADRIVVTTHDAGLWFRIRDLLKMEGATAVVEWRNEKSFLPEQVKIVFIKAQNEVKNDWKK, via the coding sequence ATGATGAAGAAGTTAGTGTTTTTATTGATTTCCATTCTTGCTGGTTGTTCATCACCGCCAGAGCCAACACCCGTGCAGTTTGAAAAGGCAAATGAAGTGATCAATCCCTCATTGCCATATGTCCCCGATTTTCACGGTGTCATAAAGTCAGACGTTAGCGGTAAAGGATGGGTTTATGAGATCACTTCCTTATCCGGAGTACAGGCCAGAACGCCGACGTTTTATTACGCTCTGGCTCATGCGGACAGGATTGTAGTGACAACACATGATGCTGGGCTGTGGTTTCGAATCAGAGATCTGTTGAAGATGGAAGGGGCAACAGCAGTCGTGGAATGGCGAAACGAGAAAAGTTTTTTACCTGAACAGGTAAAAATAGTTTTCATTAAAGCACAAAATGAGGTGAAAAATGACTGGAAAAAATAG
- the taxB gene encoding relaxosome-coupling protein TaxB — protein sequence MKTFNKSQSVFIFAVMLVAAWFAGSFIFFVLYFSQIKNLKPLKAVFRSIDAYRMDIFTDSLTLSVVTTDIRVLAFVALGAGFVVSLIIPVAALIKLNEKKENIFGDARFATINDIRESNSFTLDGDEKDGIIVGIKDKKIIRYVGAAFSAMGAGTRAGKGAGIVITNLMKYWWSVIILDPKRECFNITSLIRKVILGHEVYKFDPFSSVTHRFNPLYYVSMGTSEGFNQLENLSLIIYPYKTDGADAGSYLNKTAGGVFKSYAVALWFMIKNDKAGLKTLDIEPVFSMSKINQLFERAEPEHLLSFMNDIRSELRGKDKTLADIGVAGLKAFIEMEDKTKAQLKSNFLNGLSPFANPNVANATDGNDFDLRQVRKKRMTIYFCISGDNARLAEKITNIFFQLAIQVNLEKMPTDDPEIKHDCLFLLDEFPSIGAVDYIKSKSGLIAGYKLKLLIVYQVGSQLEEIYSYAGSKTLLASAPCKIVYSASDVKDARELSEAMGTRTVTIGSKSKSRSRGGTSRSESESLIERPLVTTNELLTLKFSEEILAMKGENPIRCEKAFYYLNEYFFGDFVKVAPELANIFPRKKGKLVMPPQKVFENEIVAKGYLVVKDVPDLDKAA from the coding sequence GTGAAAACTTTTAATAAGTCGCAATCTGTTTTTATATTCGCTGTTATGCTTGTTGCGGCATGGTTTGCAGGTTCATTTATTTTCTTTGTGCTTTACTTCAGCCAGATAAAGAATCTGAAACCATTGAAGGCTGTGTTCAGATCCATTGATGCGTACAGGATGGATATTTTTACAGACAGCCTTACTTTATCTGTTGTGACTACGGATATCAGAGTTTTAGCCTTTGTTGCACTTGGAGCAGGATTTGTCGTGTCTCTTATCATCCCTGTTGCGGCGTTGATAAAACTGAACGAGAAGAAAGAAAATATTTTCGGTGATGCGCGATTTGCAACAATTAATGATATTCGTGAGTCTAACAGTTTCACGCTTGACGGTGACGAAAAAGACGGGATTATCGTTGGTATAAAAGACAAGAAAATCATACGCTATGTGGGAGCAGCATTCAGTGCTATGGGAGCCGGAACAAGGGCTGGTAAAGGTGCTGGTATAGTCATCACTAATCTTATGAAGTACTGGTGGAGTGTTATTATTCTCGATCCAAAAAGGGAGTGTTTTAATATCACCAGTCTTATCAGGAAGGTGATTTTAGGTCATGAGGTTTATAAATTTGATCCCTTTAGTTCGGTAACGCACCGCTTTAACCCTTTGTATTATGTCAGCATGGGAACGAGTGAAGGTTTTAATCAGCTTGAAAATCTTTCGTTGATTATTTACCCCTATAAGACAGATGGTGCGGATGCTGGTAGCTATCTTAATAAGACGGCGGGTGGTGTTTTTAAATCTTATGCTGTCGCTTTATGGTTTATGATTAAGAATGATAAGGCTGGACTAAAAACGCTTGATATTGAGCCTGTCTTCTCAATGTCTAAAATTAATCAGCTTTTTGAGCGTGCAGAACCCGAACATCTTCTTTCATTCATGAATGATATTCGTTCAGAATTAAGGGGGAAAGACAAAACGCTTGCTGATATTGGTGTCGCTGGCCTTAAGGCATTCATTGAGATGGAGGATAAAACAAAAGCACAACTCAAAAGCAACTTTCTTAATGGATTATCACCGTTTGCTAACCCCAATGTGGCAAATGCTACTGATGGAAATGATTTTGATTTGCGGCAGGTGCGGAAAAAGCGGATGACAATTTATTTCTGTATTTCTGGTGATAATGCCAGGTTGGCTGAAAAAATAACAAATATTTTCTTTCAGCTTGCTATACAGGTGAATCTTGAAAAGATGCCAACGGATGATCCGGAAATAAAGCATGACTGCCTTTTTCTACTGGATGAATTCCCGTCAATTGGTGCTGTAGATTACATCAAGAGTAAATCTGGTCTCATTGCTGGTTACAAGCTGAAATTGTTGATTGTTTACCAGGTCGGCTCTCAGCTTGAGGAAATCTACAGTTATGCAGGCAGTAAAACATTACTGGCAAGTGCACCCTGCAAAATTGTTTATTCCGCTTCTGATGTTAAAGATGCGCGGGAGTTATCAGAAGCGATGGGGACACGAACAGTAACTATCGGTTCGAAAAGCAAAAGTCGTAGTCGTGGAGGAACATCGAGATCTGAATCAGAAAGCCTTATTGAGCGTCCACTGGTAACAACAAATGAACTACTTACACTGAAATTTAGTGAAGAAATCCTGGCAATGAAGGGAGAAAACCCGATTCGTTGTGAAAAGGCATTCTACTATCTCAATGAGTATTTCTTTGGTGACTTTGTGAAGGTTGCTCCGGAACTTGCAAACATTTTCCCCAGGAAGAAAGGAAAGCTGGTTATGCCTCCACAGAAAGTATTTGAAAATGAAATCGTCGCAAAAGGGTATCTGGTAGTAAAAGATGTTCCTGATCTCGATAAAGCGGCATAA
- the virB11 gene encoding P-type DNA transfer ATPase VirB11, with product MSGVIPVSISNKSLDFYKNQVFQSFLDIEGLTEIAVNRPGEIWTEINGDWTFHNNDSVTFDFCKRFSHTLASFRGDEIGETKPLLSATLESGERVQVVFPPACERNTISITIRKPSTRQITHKEYVANGFYDYVQSGKKHRTYDDELLDLFRARNIAAFMELAVAAGKTIVFAGATGSGKTTYMKSLIDFIPLNTRLITIEDAEEIKFFIHKNYVHLFYPSESGSDSGSIITAAKLIKSCLRMKPDRILLAEIKGGDAWDFVKVAGSGHSGSMTSIHAASAKDAIIQMVTKCYQNRECQNLPFDVLHKIIMDSIDIVVHVGRDGVVRHMSDIYYKGAECENF from the coding sequence ATGAGTGGCGTTATTCCTGTCAGCATTAGCAATAAATCGCTCGATTTTTATAAAAATCAAGTATTCCAGTCTTTTCTTGATATTGAAGGGCTAACAGAAATTGCTGTCAACCGTCCTGGTGAAATCTGGACGGAAATTAATGGTGACTGGACATTCCATAATAATGACAGTGTGACCTTTGATTTTTGTAAACGTTTTTCTCATACGCTGGCATCATTTCGGGGAGATGAAATCGGCGAGACCAAGCCATTACTTTCAGCAACACTGGAATCAGGAGAACGTGTACAGGTCGTTTTTCCTCCTGCATGTGAGAGAAATACTATTTCAATCACTATACGTAAACCATCGACACGGCAGATAACACATAAAGAATATGTGGCGAACGGTTTTTATGATTATGTCCAGTCAGGAAAAAAACACAGGACATACGATGATGAGCTTCTTGATTTATTCAGAGCGAGAAATATCGCTGCTTTTATGGAGCTTGCCGTAGCAGCAGGGAAAACCATTGTATTTGCCGGAGCAACGGGTTCCGGTAAAACAACTTATATGAAGAGTCTTATCGATTTCATACCATTGAATACACGGCTGATTACGATTGAAGATGCAGAGGAAATCAAATTTTTTATCCATAAAAATTATGTGCATCTTTTTTACCCTTCGGAATCCGGCAGTGATTCCGGCTCTATCATAACAGCAGCGAAATTAATCAAATCCTGTTTGAGGATGAAACCTGACAGAATTTTACTGGCGGAAATTAAAGGTGGCGATGCCTGGGATTTTGTGAAAGTTGCTGGTTCTGGTCACAGTGGAAGCATGACGTCCATTCACGCGGCCTCGGCAAAAGATGCCATCATTCAGATGGTGACAAAATGTTATCAGAACAGAGAATGTCAGAATCTTCCTTTTGATGTTCTTCATAAAATCATTATGGACAGTATTGATATTGTTGTTCATGTAGGCAGGGATGGTGTTGTCAGGCATATGAGCGACATCTATTACAAAGGGGCTGAATGTGAAAACTTTTAA
- the virB10 gene encoding VirB10/TraB/TrbI family type IV secretion system protein has product MTDMKKTDDLVDDANQSKLESKPVHDIGDIRNKNNRMRSGFLFGLMAVLVIGIFALKTYKNYFADDQQKASESTGDTSISQVSKIRTGLGQNFDPVENKAIINPGATGSGNTVSDGHKEVPQEGFRKYLSIPVAGQGGSQTGASGSSRTSQTSEPQEERKESKENVPGKSGMKVTAINLDPDLYIEENRLIPCALTTRFVSDVAGRISCVFTEDVWSANHHTKLLEQGTKAFGRYQTGTLNHGQGRMFVMWEQLRTPDNKRIDMVNTAAAGPLGEAGIDGWIDSHFWERFGGSLMLSMVQDVAAAAADNAPGKDRNVDYTENSRQAMAEMAKVALENSINIPPTMYKNQGDIITIMVGEDIDFSDIYELKVK; this is encoded by the coding sequence TGATGCGAATCAGTCAAAGCTGGAAAGTAAACCCGTTCATGATATCGGTGATATCAGGAACAAAAATAATCGTATGCGTTCTGGCTTTCTGTTTGGTCTGATGGCTGTATTAGTTATTGGTATTTTTGCGCTGAAAACATATAAAAATTATTTTGCAGATGACCAGCAGAAAGCATCAGAATCAACAGGCGATACCAGCATTTCTCAGGTAAGTAAAATCCGTACTGGTCTTGGTCAGAATTTTGACCCTGTTGAGAACAAAGCAATTATCAATCCAGGCGCTACTGGTTCTGGTAATACTGTTTCTGACGGTCATAAAGAAGTGCCACAGGAGGGGTTCAGGAAATATTTGTCAATACCTGTTGCTGGTCAGGGAGGGAGTCAGACTGGCGCGAGTGGCAGCAGCAGGACATCGCAGACATCAGAGCCACAGGAAGAAAGGAAAGAATCAAAAGAAAATGTGCCTGGTAAATCAGGAATGAAAGTAACTGCGATTAATCTCGATCCTGATCTCTATATTGAGGAAAACAGGCTTATACCGTGTGCTTTAACCACACGCTTTGTTTCTGATGTTGCAGGTCGTATCAGTTGTGTTTTTACAGAAGATGTATGGAGTGCTAATCACCACACAAAATTACTGGAACAGGGAACTAAGGCTTTTGGTCGTTACCAGACCGGAACGCTGAATCATGGACAGGGCAGAATGTTCGTTATGTGGGAGCAGTTGCGGACGCCTGATAATAAACGAATCGATATGGTAAATACAGCAGCAGCTGGTCCCCTGGGAGAAGCGGGCATTGATGGATGGATCGATTCTCACTTCTGGGAGCGTTTTGGTGGTTCTCTTATGCTCAGTATGGTTCAGGATGTAGCGGCGGCGGCGGCGGATAATGCACCTGGTAAAGATCGTAATGTGGATTATACCGAAAACTCACGACAGGCAATGGCTGAAATGGCTAAAGTCGCACTTGAGAATTCGATAAATATTCCTCCAACAATGTATAAAAACCAGGGTGACATAATCACTATTATGGTCGGGGAAGACATTGATTTTTCTGATATCTATGAGTTAAAGGTAAAATAG